From Heliomicrobium modesticaldum Ice1, a single genomic window includes:
- a CDS encoding TIGR03943 family putative permease subunit has translation MGVNAVKLVYLVALALLTGWIADSGRAELYIHPRFFPALAAAAWTLAALACFQAARIVRERRDVWPSSSGRQLLQPLAAGARYGLLTLPILFALLPGAQVLGGDDAVHGSLHHAQAKEAPAGGGFFSGLQAPFRHSELPWFGGARQPQTDREGVPAAQGDAPAVREGAPAKIEPVLFDEKNFLSILLEINRDPDRFVGRPVEISGFLVDAPAGGEGLYIGRYVINCCVADRVIMGVAVENTERWMKGEDKIKVGDWVKGTGVFQRARRPGTPGGLIVSLKGMVAETPPRNPYIYAE, from the coding sequence GTGGGCGTCAATGCCGTAAAACTGGTGTATCTTGTTGCACTGGCCTTGTTGACGGGCTGGATAGCCGATTCGGGACGGGCCGAACTGTACATCCATCCGCGTTTCTTTCCAGCCCTTGCCGCCGCCGCCTGGACGCTGGCGGCGCTCGCCTGCTTTCAGGCAGCCCGCATCGTCCGGGAACGGCGGGATGTCTGGCCATCCTCTTCCGGCCGCCAGCTCCTTCAGCCGCTGGCAGCGGGGGCGCGCTACGGGCTGCTGACGCTGCCCATCCTCTTCGCCTTGTTGCCGGGAGCGCAGGTGCTCGGCGGCGATGATGCGGTCCACGGAAGCCTGCACCACGCCCAAGCGAAGGAAGCGCCGGCAGGTGGCGGATTTTTCTCCGGTCTGCAGGCCCCTTTCCGTCATTCGGAGCTGCCTTGGTTTGGCGGCGCAAGGCAGCCGCAGACGGACCGGGAGGGAGTGCCGGCGGCGCAAGGCGATGCGCCGGCTGTCCGCGAGGGCGCCCCCGCCAAGATAGAGCCGGTCCTTTTTGACGAAAAAAACTTTTTGTCGATTCTGTTGGAGATCAACCGCGATCCCGACAGGTTTGTTGGCCGTCCTGTCGAGATCAGCGGTTTTCTCGTCGATGCGCCCGCTGGCGGCGAAGGGCTGTATATCGGGCGTTATGTAATCAACTGTTGTGTGGCCGACAGGGTGATCATGGGCGTGGCCGTGGAGAATACCGAAAGATGGATGAAAGGAGAGGACAAGATAAAAGTGGGCGATTGGGTGAAGGGGACGGGCGTTTTTCAGAGGGCGCGCAGACCCGGCACACCGGGTGGGTTGATCGTCTCGTTGAAAGGGATGGTCGCCGAGACGCCGCCGCGCAACCCCTATATTTACGCGGAATAA